The DNA sequence ACGTTAGCCTTCTTGATTCCGCTGGTTCAGCAAATTATTGATGACAAGCAAACTTCGGGGTTGAAAGGTTTGATCATTTCACCTACAAAAGAACTAGCAaaccaaatttttatcGAATGTTTTAAACTATCTCATAagatatttttggaaaaaaagaggccTCTGCAAGTCGCTCTGTTATCTAAATCTTTAGGCGctaaattgaaaaacaaaggaGTTAGTGATAAGAAATATGACATAATTATTTCTACCCCATTAAGACTAATTGATGTTGTCAAAAATGAGGCCCTTGATCTTTCCAAAGTTAAACATTTGATTTTCGATGAAGCTGATAAACTGTTCGACAAAACGTTTGTTGAACAAAGTGACGATATTCTGAGCGCCTGTAAAGAGCCAGCGTTGCGTAAAGCGATGTTTTCTGCGACTATTCCATCCAGTGTGGAAGAGATTGCACAAAGTATAATGATGGATCCCATTAGAGTTATTATAGGCCACAAGGAAGCAGCAAATACAAatattgaacaaaaattaatattttGCGGTAATGAAGAGGGTAAACTAATTGCTATTAGACAGCTCGTTCAAGAAGGTGAGTTCAAACCACCAAtcataatatttttagAGTCTATTACAAGAGCAAAAGCATTATATCATGAACTGATGTACGACAGAATTAACGTGGATGTGATTCATGCAGAAAGAACAGCCTTGCAAAGGGATAGAATTATTGAACGATTCAAGTCTGGCGAGTTATGGTGTTTGATCTGTACCGATGTTTTAGCTCGTGGTATTGATTTCAAAGGTGTTAATCTGGTCATAAATTATGATGTTCCAGGATCTTCTCAGGCTTATGTTCATAGAATCGGTAGAACAGGTAGAGGTGGGCGGTCAGGTAAAGCTATCACATTCTATACTAAGCAAGATTCAGTAGCCATCAAACCGATAATAAATGTTATGAAACAAAGTGGTTGTGAAGTATCTGAATGGATGGATAAGATGGCTAAAATGACCAAAAAGGAGAAAGACAGTATAAAGAACGGTAAAGCGCATACAGAAAGAAAGCAGATTACTACTGTGCCTAAGATCGATAGGGCCAAAAGAAGACGTCAACAAGAAATGATAGCAGCAtctaaaagaagaaaaaacgaAGAACTCTCAAAGAAAGACCTCTCGAAATAATATAAACAAATGCACATATGCAAGACttgtatgtatatatgtatgaaGTTAATGTATGATTAGTACTTTGAATTTTGGgaaataattcttttttcttttcattcGTATTGATCAATTACGTGACCAGCTATACATTTCTTCATTACCTCTTCTGGGCATTCTATTCAAATCTATATTTCCAAACGACTTAGTCATTACTGCATACCCCTTCTGATAACTCTCGTTTAATCCTATACCTCTATAAGATTTTGGTTCCACTGCATTATGTACACTTCTTCCGGAGTTAAAATGCTGCTTGTAATCTGGATTTTTTCTCTGGAATAGGGGTTCGTTTTGGTTTTCAAATGACATAAAGGGTTTTGTTCGATGTATATTGTCAGTGTGGAAGCAATAAGGTGTTCCACCGCTTATGGAATTTTGTAATTCCGCTTTCTCTCCCCAGAAATTCGATGTATTGGGCGTGAACTCGTAGTTTTCCTCGAAGGACTTGccgttttttttcaacactAATGGGGGAGAATAGCGGTTATTTATTGGCATGAGGGGATTCCTGAAATCTCTAACGGGGGGGAGATTCTGATTTTCAGGTTGGTTGGAAAATTTACGAACTGCTAGCTCTCTATTTAGCAGAGAGTTTTCCTGCATATGAAAGAAGTTCAAATCATTTAAAAGTTCCCCCAAAATTTTGAGttcatattcttcatccaAGTCAATATCCCTGTATTCcaagaatttcttttgcaTTTGAACTGCGTCATCGAAAAACGGAATACTTGATAAGCAAATGTcaatctctttttttatgtaCGTGAGCAGGTTAGTTTTTAGAAAACTCACTTCTAATTGTGTTTTGGTGAACGCTGTTGTGGCAGCCGAATACTCGGTTGGAGCTGAATTTGGCCTTTGTCCCTTGTATGGTGAAGTAGAAATATTCAACTCCATTATTGGTTCCTTTATTTCCTCTAACCCGTTTGTAAAGTGAAAGGGCTGCATGTGTTTAGTTTTGTAACCTTCTGTATTGCACCAAAAACTTTCCCAGTTTTTAAATTGGTactcttttgaatttagaCTAGAATCAGGAATCAGCTTCAAGTCATTGTTGAACTCGCCCGTATTCTCAAACCTTTCGTgcaaatcaattttttcattgaatatGTTACCTGTAGTCTCCATTTTAGCTGACctttctttgtcttttgGTGACATTTGTTCTACCGGACTACTTCTTTTACTTTCCTCACTAGTGTTGCCATCTTCTCGAGAATCCATGTTATGATGGGTATTCAAATCTAAATGCATTCTACTTGAAaagttttccttttctaatCCATCTAAAAAAGCGCCGGTTCCCATTATTCAGGTATTTCAGGCCCTTTTCTTGTCAGTACAACATAACCAGTAAGAATCTAAATATGATTTCCAGTTAAATACATGACGTTTTATTGTTAAttattgtttatatttctCGTGACACAAAAGAGAGCATTAATGTCATCCGGGCATATCGTtagaaaagataaataGTAGATGAGCGGTTTCAAagagatgaagaaaaggcGTGCAAAAGTCTCATTCTAAGTATAAACTACAGGGACTGGGctaaatttcttcttccattgGAATGTCAATGGTAGTGCAATTTAGTGTCTTGGATATTTTGTTCcatttgttcttcaaaaagataGCCCTGTAGGGGGCTCGAACCCCTAACCTTATGATTAAGAGTCATACGCGCTACCGATTGCGCCAACAAGgctattttcttgaaaaataatgccTTACAACAACTATATGTAGAGCAAGCTGTGAAAAAGCTTTAAAATCATTATCTACGTTAGCtttcctatttttttcaccgaGAAAATAGTAACCTCATCGCATAAACCTCATTAAATTGATAATATTCATTCGAAAAGAGAGCCTTACACTCCTCctcgaaatttttttttggcgcTGTTGACTTACAACTAAACCTTACTTACATATTTTAATGGTAATCCTATTCGCTATTCCGGAATTATATGTATCTGGGACGACATTTTTTGGCAATGACATCGAAAGCACTGTTTGATACTAAGATCTTAAAAGTCAACCCGCTATCAATCATTTTCTCCCCGACTGCGCATATAGATGGATCCTTACCAATAATAACTGATCCTGAAACAGAAGCTGCATTAGTTGAGGCAGCAAGTATAATAAGAGATACAGATGAAACTGTGGCTTTTCCGACTGAGACTGTTTATGGTCTTGGAGGTTCTGCTTTGAATGATAATTCAGTGCTCAGTATATACAAGGCCAAGAACAGGCCTAGTGACAATCCTTTGATCACACATGTTTCATCCATTGATCAACTCAACAGGAAGATCTTTAATCAATCGCATCTATCAGGTGCATCCTTGTTTGATAACATACCTTCAATTTATCGCTCATTAATTTCAAGCCTTTGGCCTGGCCCATTAACAATTCTTTTGCCAGTTCCACCTTTAGAGCATAGtacattatcaaaattAACAACTGCAGATCAGCCTACGTTTGCAGTACGCATACCTGCTAATCCAGTTGCTAGAGCACTGATCGCACTGAGCGATACGCCAATAGCTGCCCCTTCAGCAAATGCGTCTACAAGACCATCTCCTACTTTGGCGTCTCATGTTTATCATGATTTAAAGGATAAAATTCCCATGATTCTTGATGGCGGAGCATGCAAGGTTGGCGTAGAAAGTACTGTGGTTGATGGGCTATGCAATCCTCCTATGCTACTGCGACCTGGCGGTTTTACATATGAAGAAATCACTAAATTGGGCGGCGAAGCTTGGTCTCTTTGCAAGGTTGAGAATAAGAGAACAGTTGAAAAGGGTGAAAAGGTAAGAACGCCTGGTATGAAGTATAGACATTATTCCCCTTCGGCCAAGGTTGTTTTATTAGTTCCTCATTGCGCGGCCAATGCTATTCATAAAGAGGAGAAGCAGATGGAAAGATTGAACGAGTTGATCAAAACGGAATTAAAAGCCGACaggaatataaaaaaaattgcgATTTTGACTTCCCTAAAATTACGGGATTCCGACTTACAATGCAAGATCTTTAACGACCCCGACCTTTTTTCGAAAACTTTcatcattgaaaaacttgGCCAGACAGGTGAAGAAATACAAACTAACTTGTTTGCTGCTTTAAGAAAAGTAGATGAGAATGACAACGTTGACCTAATATTTGTCGAAGGCATAAATGAGGAAGGAGAAGGATTAGCTGTTATGAATAGATTACGAAAAGCGGCTGCAAATAATTGTATActattttaaataaaatcGTGATCGACTTTCCAAAAAAACATACAATGACTAGTAGGATTTTATCATGAAGTCcgcaaaaagaaggaaaaaatacattTTCATATTACTTTTCTATATACGAACAGTCGCCCATACATGTTTACCTTAGTATCCGTTGTAAATATATGTACATACACATACCTACATATGTTCCCATTAATTAGTATAACCCCATTAAGAGGGCTGAGGGTCCTCATGAAAGataagaagaaggaagaaaaaacataaaagCGCAAAAGTGTGAAGTATCAAACATTCGAATAATACGTTGAGTCTCtttcattcatttttctcGTCCACAATTTTCTCAACTCGTCAACGATGAAGACAGTGCTGCTGATgagtaataataataatatatcagAGATACCGAGTTTCTCAGTTTTGAAGAtactttggaaaaatggtatatatatagcGCACATTTGACCCAGTAGAGATAGCCCAACGGCATAGTTGAACATTTTGTTCGtgaaaaatccaatttCGAAGATTGATTTTGTGTTATGTCTGCAAGCCAAAGCATTAAAcatatcaaagaaaacgaaacaAGTAAAGGTCATAGTAGTATCTCTAGCAGTCACTTTACCATCTTCAGCCATCTCTTTGACAAAAATGTAAACTGTCCCCACTATGATACAAGCTGCGGTGGTTAGTAAACGCTTCATCACATCATGTGTCAAAATTTTATCGGTACGTTTTCTTGGGGGCTTCTTCATAACTTCATGATCCACAGGTTCTACACCTAACGACTGAGCTGGTGGCCCGTCCATTAAAATATTGATCCAAAGAATTTGCATTGCGTTCAACGGGTTGGGTAGTTTGAATGCAGTAGATAATGCAACTAGCGATAATGCGGCAACAGAAGTAGACAGTTGAAAAGTCAGGAAATTCTGAATATTGTTAAAAATACCTTTCCCCTCTTCAATAGCAGTTAGAATAGTACTGAAATCGTCATCAGTTAAGACCATGTCTGAGGCTTCTTTGGCAACATCTGTACCAATTCTACCCATGGAAACGCCGATATCTGAAAGTTTCAACGCAGGAGCGTCGTTAACACCGTCACCGGTCATTGCTACCACATCACCTCTCTTCCTTAATGCACGAACAATGTTTAATTTATGCTCAGGTGTGGCACGAGCAAAAATATTAACATGGTCGATGACATTGGCCAGTTGATCATCTGACATCTCATCTAGTTTATCACCGGATAAAACGGAAAGCTTTGGATCAATAACTGGAATACCAATTTGTCTTGCAATGTTTACTGCGGTATTCTCGGAATCACCAGTAATCATAATGATATGGACACCCCCTTGTAGTAACTGTTCAATGGCAAATTTGACGTTTGGTCTTGGAGGGTCATTCATACCAATTAAACCAGTGAAAGTTAAATCATTGATTAAGTCCTCAGTAAGTGGAGTTGATGAATCAGATAAAGATAGTTTGGCAAACCCAAGTACGCGCAAACCTTCAGACGCCATAGAATTTGCACACTCATTTATGGTATCTTTTTGAGCTTCAgtcaatttttcagtttttttgccttttgatttcaaataGCTTGTGGAGCACTCaagaattctttcaaatgcACCTTTGACATAAACTGTACATTTATTGTCGGCAGGATTGAGAATCTTGGTTGCcattaattttcttttggagTTGAATGGAAGTTCTTGGACTTTTTGAACGGTGTTTCTGATATCGGgcatttcaaaatttgccAGCTGCTCTAAAAGAGCCACATCAGTTGGGTTCCCCAAAAATATGGCATGCTCTTGAGAGAAAGATGCGTTATTACAGAGGTTACCGATGGTTAGAGTTTCCCTAACGTCTTCAGTCaaatagtttttcaaattgcCATTAGAGTTTTTAGtcttcttatttttgtCTAATGACAGGACGTTCAGTTTATTAGACATACTATCCAAGCACCAAAGCTTGGATACAGTCATGTGGTTTGAGGTTAATGTACCTGTTTTGTCAGAGCAAATGACGTTGACAGATCCTAGAGTTTCGACACTTGGTAACCTCCTTACGATGGCTTTACGCTTGGCCATTCTCAAAACACCCAATGCCAACGTAACGGTCACTATAATTGGTAAACCTTCTGGAATGGCAGCAACCGCTAAGGATACGGATATTTGGAACATTTCCAACCAAGATCTACCCTGGATGATACCAACTAAACAAATCATACCAATAACTATGAAACTAACCAATGACAAATCTTTTCCCAGTTTGTCCATTGTTAATTGCAATGGAGTCTTCGGTTTCTCAATATTATTCatcatttcaaaaacagCACCAAAGGATGTGTTTGTACCCGTTCCTACGACGATACCCTTACCATGACCTTCCTTTACTAAAGTACCCATATAAGCTATACAAGATCTCTCAGAGATCGGTACAATCGAATTAGGCTGATCATTAAAGGAAGATTTCTCAATCGTTTGTGAGGTTTTGTGTACCGGTTCATTTTCACCAGTTAAATTACTTTCATCGATGGATAAATCGATGGCTTCAATAATTCTAAGGTCTGCAGGAATCCTGTCACCTATTCTGAAATGGACTAAATCGCCCGGGACCAAAGTGGAAGCCAACACATGACTTTCTTGGCCACATCTCATCAAGTGACATTCAGCAGGAACTAATTTATTCAAGGCTTCCAAAGATTTTTCAGACCTATATTCCTGGACAAAACCGACAGTGACAACGATAAAAATTGCCAGTGTGATACTAACGGCATCATCGATGTTACCCATAAAGAGAGAGACCACTGCAGACCCTATTAAAAGTAGAATCATTCGATCCTCAATGAAATTGGACAAGAACTTCTTGAAAAGactttcatcatcttctacGGTTATTTCATTGGGACCATAAAGTGATCTCCTATTGTTAGCCTCATTAGATGATCGTAAACCACCGTTTTTGTCGGTGCCTAGCTTTTCTAGAGTTTCGTCTACGGATAAAGTACAGTACTCTAGAGAAGGGCTCGGTTTCGAAAGAGCTTCTGCGGTCGCGTCTAGTATTTCTCTCTCACGATTTGAGTCTTCGTCAAGAAGACTCGCATTAAATGGATTGTCACTCATAATTAtcttatttttcactttaCCTTAGTTTGGTGCTAGTCTTGCCTTGTCTTGTCTTACCCAGATGTAAGGATATTATTATAGTAACTAGTATTGTTATAAACGGGAATGTGAAGAACGAGGCGAGCAAACACTATTATGATGTAGTAGAGTGATGAGATGTGGTAGAAAACGAAGATTTTTCTAATAAGTTCTTGAAGGAAGGAAGGATTATAGTGTACGATGGCCTAGGGTACAAGATCTCGATATAACGACAGATAGGGTCCACACTTgctaacaaaaaaaagtacttcTTTTAATAGAGAATCTTGGAggaacaaaatgaaaaaaaaatgcagcTAAAATGTagaatacaaaaatttaACGATCGGTCTTGCTGTGAACTGGTTATCTAGGGATGTGCTTAACGTGCAATTGATACCAATCGATCCTTGCTAGGAACGCAATTCTTTTCACCTACCTTCCACCACTACGATTTTGAAAGAGTATTTGCCATGAAAATCGCCAAAACGAGGCGAAGTCGCCACGGTGCGCGGGCATACAGGGTAAGAGCCGCAGGGCCTGGATTGGTAAGTACTAAGCTGTGGACAATATAGCAGTAGCCATGGCAATATAATGTCATAGATGGCGGGTTAACAAAAGGGGGCTGACAATCCTTGTAATCACAGGATGGTCGTAATTAACGGGGTCAAATATGCCTGTGAAACGTGTATCAGGGGACATAGGGCGGCGCAGTGTACTCACACTGATGGTCCGCTGCAGATGATCAGACGCAAGGGAAGGCCATCGACCACATGTGGTCATTGTAAAGAGCTGAGAAGAACCAAGAACTTCAACCCGTCGGGCGGGTGTATGTGTGCGTCTGCACGACGGCCAGCTGTTGGCagtaaagaagatgaaacaCGGTGTCGTTGTGATGAAGGTGAGCCCTGCAAATGTCATACCAAGAGGAAAAGCAGCCGGAAGCAAAAGACAGGGTCATGCCACAGCAGGACGAATCATGAGACAGCGAATGCTAATGGTCTCGGAGCTGCAGATTTGGAGGCTTTTTTGGGGCTAAGTGGCAACTCCTCGTACGTAGACATGACAACCACATTGCCAAGTTTGAAATCACCTCCACAAAGTGGTGACATCAAGACCGATAGCATTAACGATTTGGATTTGCCTTCCCTCGATACGCTTGAACAAAGCCCTGATTTACCTCTGGATCCATTTAATATCGACGAAACAGAAGGCGCAAATTCCACTACGGGCACCCCGCTAAACGATATTGATATTCCATTTTCTATCAATGAGTTGAACGAGCTGTACAAACAAGTATCACCGCATAATTCACATCCAAAGTAATGCATCTGGATATTCGTATACATATACgtaaatatatacaatTATACAATATGTCGAACGCCGCACTGGAAATATAACCATTTTAAAGTTTTAagttctttaatttttgcTCTGTCTCCTTAATTGTAGAATTGCTAATTCTATCCTTTCTGGAGTTCGTATTTTCATCGTTCAAATATATTGATAACCTTTCATCGCTTACCTCCAATATACTTTTCTGATCGTTACTTTGTAAAGACGTTAGCCGGATAATGTACTCGAGTAACGTGATGGACGAAGTTTTGTCGTCCAGGGtattattttcctcttcttcctcctgTTCTTCCTCTCCGtctttctcttcctctgcgtcctcctcttcatcttcctcttcattttcctcCATTTCTTCATACCCACTTACCGCATACCAAGTAATATCATCAAGCAGTACTTTCTCTCCATCACTAGTTCCGTTTTCTTTGTCATCGTGCCGGTCAATCTTCAACACTAACACTGGAGAATCCTGTTCTTCCAATCGTAGAAGCCTACCAGAAACACtgaaaaataatttcttgatatGGTTCAGGTCTATGGTGAGTTCCTGTGGTGTGTCttctttatcatcatcctcaTGGTACCTACCGTCATTAAAATCTTGTTctattttcataaaataaTCATACTCCCTTTCTGTAGAGTTCTGCCTATATATAATTGCTTTTGCTCGTTTCATATCCTCTTTCCATACAATTCCTGATTGCCCATTGCTTTCCGACGTTAGATTATAGAAAATAGAGAACAATGTGATTTCAAAGGTAGGCCCCACTTGaacttttatattttctttgtttcccttttctttttcactACTTCTTATTGTATTCTCATACTTTCTATTGTTCTCACTAACAAAATAAGAGGCCTTTAACAACAAACCAGGAGAAACTTGATATGGAAGTGCACTATTCAAGTTGGCACCAGAAGTTGTTAAAGAAAGGTTAATAAATGGAGTGATTTCTTCTATCCTCAATAATAAGTCCTTTATGTAGTTTTCTACCGCCTTGATAGCTTCATTCTGTGTTTTTGCACTTCTGGAACCCTCAACCTTTTGCGTCATCTCGCTGATTTTTTCGTCAAATCTATCGATCTCTTCTTTTAGATCCTTAGTTAACCTTAGTGTAATTTGCAAATTTGTGTTTCCCCTTGCCGCTACCAGTTTTATCAGATCAATTGCACTGGACACAATGGCCATGCGGCTTTCCAATTTAAACTTCAATTGATCTATCCTTCTAGCATCATCCTTGGGAATCTGGACGACAAAGTTCGTTATTGTCTTCAGCGCATATGTGGATGCTATCGATATCCCTGATTTTATAGCAAATGTAACGGCTTGTGAACCTGCTTTGGCAAGAATCtcatccatttttttcagatatTGGCGTCTTAAAAATTGATGTTAATCTTTCTGAGCATCTGAAGCTGTATAAGATGTTTAGTTCTTTGACAACGTAAGGCTTTCTTGCCATAACCTTTTTTAGCAGTTTCGGCTGGCACTTTTAgcgcaaaaaaaatgaaaataaagaaaaatttaaaggCTCATACAAAATGTAATAAGACTTCGCTTAAGTCTTTTGCACTCAAGTTCTATGATTGtacttttttattgaactACATAGAGATAATTACCAATTTTACCCCATTCTCCATCATTTACTACGTTCAAGTATGTATAACCATGCCTTTGATTAAGAAATATGTAATGACCCTCCCAACAATTgaattccattttttttttttacaattaGATAGATATGAGAGATTAATGTGAAATATATTGAAATGCGAAACTTATATCGTTGTAATGATGCTCGTTTTTTAGTAAATGATCATTTGTTCTTTCCAAAGCGTCATGATTTAAGTGATTCCAAGTTGTTGCATCACCATATAGCATTGCAGGGGCTCTCTTTAATTGTTTGCCCTGAGCACTACAACGTTTACAATGGTAGGTTTCATGTGTTTCACATATTGTATTCTCATTTTTCTGGAACAACTGTCTTAAATTGTCAGAACTGAACAACCTCTCAACGTCTTCTTTTGCATCGACCACGCATGAACTCAAACTCATTTTCATAGATTGcctttggaaaattttttcctctatGGTACCAGTCGATATGAATCTGTAAATGAAGCAGTCCTTTTTCTGACCATCCCTCCAAACACGCGCCAAAGCTTGTTGGTCAGCGGCAGGATTCCAATCCGGATCCATCAAAATTAACCTGTTTGCACCAATCAGATTGATACCACAGCCACCTGCTTTAGAACTTAAAAGGAAGATAAACTCTTGGCCCTCAGGATCGTTGAATCTATCCACCAATTTTTGTCTCTTGTTAATTGACATTGTACCATCCAACCGTACAGCACTATAGTGTTTATATCTAcacattttttcaattagATCCAAGGTTTGGGTATAATTGGAGATCAAAACAATTTTATCATCGGATTCAGTCTTTATCTTATGGAGAAATCTTTctaaaatggaaaatttaGCTGAATACTTCGTTTGCACGTCCCTAGCTTTTGAGCTG is a window from the Saccharomyces paradoxus chromosome VII, complete sequence genome containing:
- the YRB30 gene encoding Yrb30p (RanGTP-binding protein~similar to YGL164C) — its product is MDEILAKAGSQAVTFAIKSGISIASTYALKTITNFVVQIPKDDARRIDQLKFKLESRMAIVSSAIDLIKLVAARGNTNLQITLRLTKDLKEEIDRFDEKISEMTQKVEGSRSAKTQNEAIKAVENYIKDLLLRIEEITPFINLSLTTSGANLNSALPYQVSPGLLLKASYFVSENNRKYENTIRSSEKEKGNKENIKVQVGPTFEITLFSIFYNLTSESNGQSGIVWKEDMKRAKAIIYRQNSTEREYDYFMKIEQDFNDGRYHEDDDKEDTPQELTIDLNHIKKLFFSVSGRLLRLEEQDSPVLVLKIDRHDDKENGTSDGEKVLLDDITWYAVSGYEEMEENEEEDEEEDAEEEKDGEEEQEEEEENNTLDDKTSSITLLEYIIRLTSLQSNDQKSILEVSDERLSIYLNDENTNSRKDRISNSTIKETEQKLKNLKL
- the SPO74 gene encoding Spo74p (Component of the meiotic outer plaque of the spindle pole body~similar to YGL170C), with translation MGTGAFLDGLEKENFSSRMHLDLNTHHNMDSREDGNTSEESKRSSPVEQMSPKDKERSAKMETTGNIFNEKIDLHERFENTGEFNNDLKLIPDSSLNSKEYQFKNWESFWCNTEGYKTKHMQPFHFTNGLEEIKEPIMELNISTSPYKGQRPNSAPTEYSAATTAFTKTQLEVSFLKTNLLTYIKKEIDICLSSIPFFDDAVQMQKKFLEYRDIDLDEEYELKILGELLNDLNFFHMQENSLLNRELAVRKFSNQPENQNLPPVRDFRNPLMPINNRYSPPLVLKKNGKSFEENYEFTPNTSNFWGEKAELQNSISGGTPYCFHTDNIHRTKPFMSFENQNEPLFQRKNPDYKQHFNSGRSVHNAVEPKSYRGIGLNESYQKGYAVMTKSFGNIDLNRMPRRGNEEMYSWSRN
- the ROK1 gene encoding RNA-dependent ATPase ROK1 (RNA-dependent ATPase~similar to YGL171W) produces the protein MDIFRVLTRGASVKKESGPKAKAADYSVINGKDGNQKEDNNESQIVKELDFFRNKRIISKVEDDREKKTVNDSSDKGNESANDDEDLIKPVITNTAEASALRKSYKGNVSGTDVPLPIGSFEDLISRFSLDRRLLNNLIENGFTEPTPIQSECIPFALNNRDVLACGPTGSGKTLAFLIPLVQQIIDDKQTSGLKGLIISPTKELANQIFIECFKLSHKIFLEKKRPLQVALLSKSLGAKLKNKGVSDKKYDIIISTPLRLIDVVKNEALDLSKVKHLIFDEADKLFDKTFVEQSDDILSACKEPALRKAMFSATIPSSVEEIAQSIMMDPIRVIIGHKEAANTNIEQKLIFCGNEEGKLIAIRQLVQEGEFKPPIIIFLESITRAKALYHELMYDRINVDVIHAERTALQRDRIIERFKSGELWCLICTDVLARGIDFKGVNLVINYDVPGSSQAYVHRIGRTGRGGRSGKAITFYTKQDSVAIKPIINVMKQSGCEVSEWMDKMAKMTKKEKDSIKNGKAHTERKQITTVPKIDRAKRRRQQEMIAASKRRKNEELSKKDLSK
- the CUP2 gene encoding Cup2p (Copper-binding transcription factor~similar to YGL166W) — its product is MVVINGVKYACETCIRGHRAAQCTHTDGPLQMIRRKGRPSTTCGHCKELRRTKNFNPSGGCMCASARRPAVGSKEDETRCRCDEGEPCKCHTKRKSSRKQKTGSCHSRTNHETANANGLGAADLEAFLGLSGNSSYVDMTTTLPSLKSPPQSGDIKTDSINDLDLPSLDTLEQSPDLPLDPFNIDETEGANSTTGTPLNDIDIPFSINELNELYKQVSPHNSHPK
- the SUA5 gene encoding threonylcarbamoyladenylate synthase (Protein involved in threonylcarbamoyl adenosine biosynthesis~similar to YGL169W), yielding MYLGRHFLAMTSKALFDTKILKVNPLSIIFSPTAHIDGSLPIITDPETEAALVEAASIIRDTDETVAFPTETVYGLGGSALNDNSVLSIYKAKNRPSDNPLITHVSSIDQLNRKIFNQSHLSGASLFDNIPSIYRSLISSLWPGPLTILLPVPPLEHSTLSKLTTADQPTFAVRIPANPVARALIALSDTPIAAPSANASTRPSPTLASHVYHDLKDKIPMILDGGACKVGVESTVVDGLCNPPMLLRPGGFTYEEITKLGGEAWSLCKVENKRTVEKGEKVRTPGMKYRHYSPSAKVVLLVPHCAANAIHKEEKQMERLNELIKTELKADRNIKKIAILTSLKLRDSDLQCKIFNDPDLFSKTFIIEKLGQTGEEIQTNLFAALRKVDENDNVDLIFVEGINEEGEGLAVMNRLRKAAANNCILF
- the PMR1 gene encoding Ca(2+)/Mn(2+)-transporting P-type ATPase PMR1 (High affinity Ca2+/Mn2+ P-type ATPase~similar to YGL167C), with the translated sequence MSDNPFNASLLDEDSNREREILDATAEALSKPSPSLEYCTLSVDETLEKLGTDKNGGLRSSNEANNRRSLYGPNEITVEDDESLFKKFLSNFIEDRMILLLIGSAVVSLFMGNIDDAVSITLAIFIVVTVGFVQEYRSEKSLEALNKLVPAECHLMRCGQESHVLASTLVPGDLVHFRIGDRIPADLRIIEAIDLSIDESNLTGENEPVHKTSQTIEKSSFNDQPNSIVPISERSCIAYMGTLVKEGHGKGIVVGTGTNTSFGAVFEMMNNIEKPKTPLQLTMDKLGKDLSLVSFIVIGMICLVGIIQGRSWLEMFQISVSLAVAAIPEGLPIIVTVTLALGVLRMAKRKAIVRRLPSVETLGSVNVICSDKTGTLTSNHMTVSKLWCLDSMSNKLNVLSLDKNKKTKNSNGNLKNYLTEDVRETLTIGNLCNNASFSQEHAIFLGNPTDVALLEQLANFEMPDIRNTVQKVQELPFNSKRKLMATKILNPADNKCTVYVKGAFERILECSTSYLKSKGKKTEKLTEAQKDTINECANSMASEGLRVLGFAKLSLSDSSTPLTEDLINDLTFTGLIGMNDPPRPNVKFAIEQLLQGGVHIIMITGDSENTAVNIARQIGIPVIDPKLSVLSGDKLDEMSDDQLANVIDHVNIFARATPEHKLNIVRALRKRGDVVAMTGDGVNDAPALKLSDIGVSMGRIGTDVAKEASDMVLTDDDFSTILTAIEEGKGIFNNIQNFLTFQLSTSVAALSLVALSTAFKLPNPLNAMQILWINILMDGPPAQSLGVEPVDHEVMKKPPRKRTDKILTHDVMKRLLTTAACIIVGTVYIFVKEMAEDGKVTARDTTMTFTCFVFFDMFNALACRHNTKSIFEIGFFTNKMFNYAVGLSLLGQMCAIYIPFFQSIFKTEKLGISDILLLLLISSTVFIVDELRKLWTRKMNERDSTYYSNV